The following proteins are encoded in a genomic region of Corylus avellana chromosome ca4, CavTom2PMs-1.0:
- the LOC132178971 gene encoding very-long-chain aldehyde decarbonylase CER1-like, with product MHAKIALWSMATKPGILTDWPWKPLGSFKYVILAPWVVHGIYSFMAKRESDQRDLLALLLFPFLLVRMLHNQLWISLSRYQTAKGNNRIVDKGIEFEQVDRERNWDDQILFNGLLLYIGPMIIPQGRILPFWRRDGVVISSLLHAGPVEFLYYWFHRALHHHYLYSRYHSHHHSSIATEPITCKLFHFIIYIYITYSCF from the exons ATGCATGCAAAAATAGCACTTTGGAGTATGGCTACCAAACCAGGGATCCTCACTGACTGGCCATGGAAGCCTCTTGGTAGCTTCAAG TACGTGATTTTGGCTCCATGGGTGGTGCATGGCATATACTCATTCATGGCAAAGAGAGAAAGTGATCAGAGAGACCTCCTCGCCTTGCTTCTATTTCCATTCCTTTTGGTGAGAATGCTTCACAATCAGCTATGGATTTCTCTATCCCGTTACCAAACAGCCAAAGGCAATAATAGGATTGTGGACAAAGGAATCGAATTCGAGCAGGTTGATAGAGAAAGGAACTG GGATGACCAGATCTTGTTCAATGGACTCTTATTATACATAGGCCCTATGATTATTCCTCAGGGTCGTATCCTACCCTTTTGGAGAAGAGATGGTGTGGTTATCTCAAGTCTGCTTCATGCGGGTCCAGTGGAGTTCCTCTACTACTGGTTTCACAGAGCATTGCACCACCATTACCTTTACTCTCGTTACCATTCCCACCACCATTCCTCCATTGCTACTGAACCAATTACCTGTAAgctatttcattttattatatatatatatattacctacAGTTGTTTTTAG